From the Paenibacillus sp. MMS20-IR301 genome, the window CCAATCCACCATCCCGTAAGCTTCAGGGGAAAAGATTTTGATCTGCACATCTCCGAGCCTTTCGGAGCACACAAGCCCAAGCTGAGCATTCACCCACGCCTGATCCGGGGAACGATGAAGCTGCAGCGTCTCCACCGTGGGATGGTAGGGCCGCCCCTGCACATATAGCGTAAAAAGCTCCGTCTCGATACGGAGCAATTCCACCGCCTGATTAAGAGAGCCAGAATGAAGTGAACCCATCTTCCTCCAGCCTCCTTAGCATGTAAGCCAATTTGCGTGCACTCTGCGTATGCTTAGCGTCAGGCGGATTCTGCCCGGCAGCCCATTTCATATAGAGCCATGAGGCATCCTCCATGAGGTCATCAACTTTTACCGTTATACCGGCACTATCCCCTATCGCAACCTTCATTAGGTTAAGCAGCACTCGGCGCACCGAAGAATGACTTCCTTGAATGCGCGGTAGAATCTTTTGCAGCAATTGCCAATCAAACGCCTTGTCTTCCTCCATCAGGCCATAACGTTCGTTATAAATCATATAGAAGCAAATCGCATCCCGGACCCGGAAGCCCACATGAGCGTGAATGTCCTCCAGCAGCGTATTGATCTGAACCAGCCTGTCCGTTGTGCGGACAACGAGCTCTCGATGAGTATCATAGGCATCCACCAGCTGCAAATAATCGGAACGGATGAATAGATGGTTCAGCTCTGTTAGCTCAGCGGGATCACCAGCCTCCTGCCCAGTCTCTTGCGGATACTGCTGCAGATTAATGTAATTGAACTCCAGTGTGTTGGCGCGGTCGAGTACTTTTTTGCTAAAAGGATGCGTCGTCTCGTCCATATTCACTGTCCCGATCAGGAACACATTCTCCGGGATGCCAAGGCCACCATAGGTTTCTTGATCCTCAGGCGTACCCAGCAAGGTAGGAGAGATAAGGTCCTGCGTCTGAATCTGCCCCTCCCGCCACTCCTGCGTCTCCAGCACACTCAGCATATCACTGAAATAATGCTCCACCCGGGCCAAATTCATCTCATCCAGGCAGATAAAATAAGGCTTATGCCGATTCTCCGTCTGCCGCGCATCCACGAACACCTTTGTCATCGGACCCGGCTGGAACCTGCCCGCCAGATCCTTATACCCCAGAAGATCCGCAGGATCACTCCAATCCGGCCGTACCGGAATCAAGGTATACTGCCCATTATCCCGCGTCGCACCAAGCGCCTCCGCAAACAGCTTCACCAGCCGTGTCTTCCCCGTCCCCGATATCCCCGCAAGGATAACAAAAGGCTTAGCCTTTAATGAGAGGTAGAAGTTCTCGATCAGATGCTCAGGGAAAAAGAAGCCTTGGCGGCGGATGTGGGATTGGATTTGGTGGAGGACACCTGTAATTTCCTCATCCTTCAGTGGCTCGGCTTGTTGTGGCAATAGTTCCACTTCCTCATCAAGGGCTTCGTCATCACTGGGAGCGGTCGCCGATTCCACATATAGACGGTAATCTTCGATTACGTTCTCAAGATCTTGAATGAGCTGCTCATCATTCGGAACGCTTCCCCGCTCGTACTTAATGTAAGCGACCGTCGATACCTGATAGTCTTGTCCTAATCCGCTATCCACGAGACGAATGTTCTCATCCTTATTCATATTGATCAGAGCAAGAAGGTCTAGAAGCGCTTTTTTGCGGTCTCTCAGATAAGCATAGCCGTCTCTGCGCCCCTTCTCTTGAATTGGTTTCGTTACGCCCTGATTAAACGTAAGATACACCGCACTCATGTCCTCAGCAAACAGATACACAACATATTCCCCATGTTGAGTCGTTTCCGTGATTCGTTTATCCAGAATAGCCAGCCAAGGAACCGTCGCCCAATTCCCTTGTCCAACCGAGCCTTGAACCTTGTATTGCTCATCTATGAAGGGTAACGCTTTAAGCTCGGAAGGAAGGGTCTGACGAAACAATGTACCCAGAGGATGACCCGCGAAAATCTCCTGTTTGGCAGAGGAATACTCTGCCAGGATTTTCTCCAAATAACCTTGCAAAGAAAAGCGCTGCAAAGCAGCGTTGTAAGATCGAAGTTCTTCACTGGCAAGCCGTTCTAACTGCGAAAGCTCCTCTTCCCCAAACTGCCTGTGAATCTGACTATGAAACCCTATCGTGTTATCTTCCGAATTCACAAACAAAATATGCGAGAGTGCATTAACAGGGCTGTTAATGATATCCTTCAGCTGGCTTTTGGGAGCTTCTCTCCATAACTCTCGCCCTGGTGGCAGATCTACCCGGTTCCCTCTGTCCTGTTCGGCGATGAAATAGTTAAGGAATCGCTGCTTAACGCTATCGAACGATACGCGCTCCTTATGAGAGGCTCTTAGCTCTTCGATCAAGGATAGGATCAGGACCATCTTATATGATTTTTGCTTGCGCTTGAAAATCTGTGCGATTGTTTCCGGTAATGGCATGGAGTCCTCCAGGATCGTTATTGATTTTGAAGTCTAGGATTACTTAAGAAGACTTTCAACGGCCTTGTTACAATATATAAGGTAATTCGACAATTTGGGAATGTATTCCTTCCAATCATGCAAATAAGAAAAAGGACCGTCGCTTGGACAGCCCCATCATATTGTACAAAAACATTTAAACTTATAACGGCCAATATATTTTCCTTAACGGTACTAACGTTCGTGTCTCTGAATCAAATTGATCATAATATTGCGTGACTAATTCCGCGAGCAAATCCAAGTCTATTAACGATAATGGGATATTCGATCTTTCCGCTTCATACTTCGCTTCCTTGGTGAATCCACCAGTCGATACATAGATCCCCCGATCCCCTACCCTTAATCCTCCGGTAAAACTACGTATTTGATTAGATCCCATACGGCCTTCACGGTGCTTTACTTCCACTATAATTCTGGGTTCTTCCAGTCCTAGACCATCTGGAGATGCAATAATATCTCTTCCTCGGTCGGGCCCATCAGGTGATATTCTCGTCCTGTAGCCCATTCCTCTTAGGATGCCAGCAACAAATTTCTGCATTTCTCTCCAGTCTAATTTAATAATCTTGTCCTTTATAAATTCATTAGACTTCTCAATAACGTCTTCCTTAATCAGATCTAATTCCTCTGCTTGTTCCTCCGTCTCAGCTTTTACAGACTCTATGGGTTGATTCGATGGATTATTTCCTGCCTGACCAGTTGCCATTTGCTTGAGCAATTCCTTCTGAACATCATTGGGAATAGCTATAATAGTCATAATAGAACCAAGTGTATTTCGGGCACTCGCTGACAAAACATCCCTGGATACCGTCCCCTCCCAATTCACTCTGCGAATATGGGGCTGATCCGTAATATAATCAGGTTTATATTCATAATTCGAATGAATTCTTCCTATGTAATAGAGACGCTCTTCCGGATTATAAGTGATTACAAGATCATCTATTTTAAATTCACTTGCAAAACGAAAAATCTGGCCAGCAGTAATGTTGATTTTACCATCCTTATATTCAGGATACGTCACCTTCAAAAGCTTCTTCATCTCTTGTAATGTTTTCACTGCATTAATGTTACCTAATTCTTCCCAACCAATTGCCACAGCTTGTTTTTCTATAAATTCGTCAATAAGGTATGCTCTTTCCCCTGCTCGTACAAGCCACATATTCCCCATAGTTAACACCCCTCTATAAAAGTGATGATTTCAATAATTCTTGCTCCCTTTAATTCTCTGTACATGAAGCTTACGAATCTCTGCATCTAAAATATTTGCCTGAACCAGATGATCATATATGGTCTGGGCTTGTACTGTAGATATAGGAGGATCAGGTGCTGCCGTCTTCAAGCTAATCAGCTTCCTAGAGATAAACTCACTTAGTTCCACATCATAGACAACCAGTTCGTCCGAATGAATCTTCCGCAGCTCAGGATCAATACTGAACCGACACCTCATTGTGAATGAGATCAGGGAGACAAACTTTACTGCCGCTACCCCTTTTATCAGACTCTCTATGGCCTTGATATGTCCGTAGTTTTGCTTCAGTGGATTATACATCTTATAACGATTGCTCACTGACCATTGTTGATCCGCCCGTCCACCTTTAATTTCCCCGATATAGTTTTTCGTCTCAATGACAAATAAGCAATACGGGGAAATAACAATATGATCAATCTGAGCATAGCCTGTTCGGGACTTGGGATTAGGGAGCATCAGATCGCTTAACGATTTGCACTCCTTAGGTAACTGATCCAGTTGAATGTTGATTTTATGCTCGCCTAGCTCACCAATTCGTGTGGAGGCAACCTTTGATTTGGGCTTTGGAGTTTGTGCCTTAGTCGCAGCCTGTGGCGGTTTAGGGTTTGATTTTTGAAAGAGTGCCCTTAGTGCTTTAAACATAGTCCAACCTCATATCATCTGGATTTACAATATGTAAGGTAATTCGACAATATGGGAAGGATTACCTCCCCAAAAACACCAAGAAAAAAGACTGTCGCATGGACAGCCTAATAATAAAGTATGCATTTATCACTCTTTGCTCTGATACTAATGTACTTTTACATCATGTTTCACAGGACATGTCTTAGTCCGAGAGAACTGAAGAGGCAGTACAGGCATTTGCAAGCTGCATACCATCCTTAAGCCCTTGTAGATATAAGCGTTCATAAATAACGGCTTGCTTCAATTGAAGCTTGTCCTCCCAGTACTCAAACTCTGGCATATGTGCAATGTCCATGGACTCAAATAATGCTTGAAAAGCTTTGCTCTCTTCTTCAAAAGGAAGTCTAGGCTCGGACTGATACTCGATCTGTGCGGTAACCTCATTCAATCGACTTTGAATCGTCTGTTTAAACCATGCTGGAAAGCTCACCACATCCCCTCCAAGACAGAATTTCAAACGAAATGAAGCTGTATGTCCACTTTTTTCTTGATACATCTGATTAATAAGTTCATCCACCTTACGACTCTGAGCCTGAACTGCTTCATTGCTGCTTAGCGGAATCCCCTGCTCCAATGATTTATTTCCGAGTTCATTCAGCTTGCGCTTCTCCTCCTCATAATTATGCGTAAGATGTTGCATCGCACCCTCTCCTTCCTGGGAAAGCTATATCTGTAGACGATGTACAGAATTTTAATGCGTTTATCGGTTTATTTCATTTTAATTCGATATTCGCATTAAAACAACACTTACCTCGCATACAATTTGGTTAAATTGTGAGGTGACACGGAAATGAGACATCGCAAAGAGCCCCCAGGTAACAAAAACATCATCGGGACCCGAGTTGTAGCTATTCGAAAAGCTAAACGAATGAAGCAAAAGGATTTCCTTGCGAGGTTGCAAACTTTCGGTTTAGATATAAGTCCAACCAGTTTGTCTCGCTTGGAGGGCCAATATAGGCTTGTACAGGATTATGAGGTGGTGGCTATTGCGAAGGCGCTAGAGGTTTCTGTTGGGGAGTTGTTGGGGGATGGGTGAAATAGTGAAGGAGACAAATACTATTGGAAATTGAAAAACTTTAATTCTCCAATTTTACGCTATTTATGCTACGGTTCACCGTAGCATAAATAAGGCGAAATTCAACCAGAAGCCATTGTGCTCCCAATAGAGCATTTTGACTTTATCTCGCTGACGGTTGCAGAAGACAAACAGGTAGGGAGCGAAGGGATTGAGCTGAAAATGTTCTTGATCGAGGACGGCGAGCCCGTCGATAGACTTACGTAAATCTGTGCTACCGCTGGCTAAATAGACCTTCTCGGGCAGCGTCAGCATATGGGCTCCAGGGCTTGAACCACTTGACGAAGCAGCTCGGGAGAAAAACCCTCCCGCACGTCAAGAGTGGCCGGACCGAAGCGAAGGGTCAAGGAGGGAGCCCGAGGTGGCGGAGATACGGTAACCGGGATAAAGTGAGGCGTAGAAGTGGAAGGTACGCTGGAATCGATTTTGCGTAACCAGTATTTCAGTTGATGCAGGGTCCCCCCCTGTGCTTCCCACCATGCAGCCATGGTGCGGCCACTGGCTCGATAGTCACGGATACGTTCAGTCCACTCATACTGGCGTTGTTCGGCTTTGATCATCTGGCAAATCTTCTCGATTTATAATATGCCTATGATCTCATGCTTTGCCGGGGGGTTATAAGTGGGTTAGGTTTGATGCTTACCGACCTATAGTCATAGCATTATGATAGAGAAGAAAAGTTGCTGTTAAAGTGGTATGGTTAAGTCAAACCAACTTTTTAACAGCAACATTATTTATGTGGGTTTTCCCCATAACGGGTCTATCGGCAAATAATTCGAAAGGGGCTGCCGCGGCAGCCCCTTTGTTTCTAAGTTCTATTATCTTAGGGTTCGGTGTGCTGGTCTGTGTATAACCCAAAACAAGGAATGACACACACTGAACCAGGCCCCCCTATTCTACCGTGACCTGACCGTTCATAAGCATAGGCAGGAGCCAATCACGTAGTTTTACGAGCTCTAGGTTTTCCTGAATACAAATTTGTATCTTTTTATGCAAAGGTGAACCAAGTACATTAAACTGATCAATTATACTTTCGGGTGGTATTACAATTTTGCTTTGTGATAGGTGGTCTGATGTAATATGACCCATTGTTGTTTTACGGGCTTCTGCCATTCTTACAAAGTTAATAACATAGGATGATAACTGGTGATATACATACTCTTTCGAAAAATAATCCCTAGGAACAACTTTAAAAATATGTTGGTTCAATCCAGCATGACCACCATTCCAATACATTACTTCGAGTGTGGCAGACCAAGAAAATAGGATATCTCCATTCTCTATTTTATTCTTGTCTGGAATATTAATTGAAATCTTCTCAGTATCTTTGTTAATGCCTTGATGCATTTCTTTAATTTTTATTACAGGAAGGAAATCTTCACCTTCTCTAGGGCGATATTTCTGACAAGCCAACCCGTTTATATAGTCAGCTATATCATATAAATCCCCATCTTTCCATCCCTTTGGTATCTCTCGCTTTAACTGCTCATTCCAGTCCATTTCACCTCCAGAGGCTTTGTATGGGTTCCCGTTTGCATCTGGGAAGTCAAACTGGGTGAACCAATAGTCATACAGCAAATCTAATTGTTTCTGTAAGTTATCGCTTATCTTTTGATTTGTATCGATTTTCTCATCAATAGTCAAAAGTACATTAACTATTTTTTTCTGTGTTTCAAATGGAATAAGCGGTATTGTATATGATGGAAAATCTTCAATCGAAATTCGATTTACTGTACTTCCTTTAATAATCTTACTATTAATAAACCCTGTCCATTCTGGGGAACGAAAATAATAGTATAACCATCTTGTATCAATATATTTGCTTGTATTTCGTATAATGGCCAATCGCCTTCCAAGACAGCCATAGAAGCCTTCTGGAATAATTGCGTATCTGCCCAATGTGGCTTCGTATGAAAACACTATATCAAGAGGTTTTGGCGTAACGCGCTTAGTCCATTTTACATAATCTTCATCAGATAAGTGTGCATACTCAGTTGGGTCTAATTTCCCGTCAGCAGTAATTGCATTAATACCTAAATAAATAGGGCCTATTTCTGTTTTCTTAGGAGTTGCATGTGGGCCGTCATAGATTGTACATATATCACTAATTGGAATTCTTCGAATCATTTCTATCTCCTTATAGCTTAAACAATATATTTTTATGAACCAGTTAAGAGCGTTGCTCCACATGACCATTTCGCACTGCAAGGTCGAATCTATTCACTCATGCCCGGCAGCCTTTGCAACTGTTCCATAATCTCTGACTGCAATTTCTCTCCTTTAGTAAAGTATGACTGCAAATTGGCAGTGAATTCTGCCATCTTTGAATTAAACTCATCCTGTGTCAATTCAACATATTCATTCTTGATTTCAAAATACTGACCGGCGGAGAGGGAGTATTTCTTCTCTTTTATTTCATCGTAGGATACAGCTACTGAGAAATGATCAACGGATCCCTTGTTCTGAAACGTCGATACAATCTGGTCTATTTCAAAATCACGTAGACGACGTTTCTGATTGCTACCATCTTTGTATTCCTCACCCATCTTGGATGCATCAATCAAAACAACCTTATCGGTAGTTTTTGAATTATCAAAAAAAAGGACGGATACATTCGTACCAGTAGTAGCAAACACATTTGAAGGCATACTTACACAACCATAAACGATGTGTTCATCGACAATGTGTTTAAGGGTTTTATTTTCCACACCACTCTTTGCAGTAAGAAATCCCGTTGGAATAACAATAGCACCTTTGCCTTTAGCTTTAAGGGAATTGATTACATGTTGAATAAAGCAGGTGTAAATCGACATACTTTCTTTTTTCTTAGCAGGAATATTCGGTACTCCAGCCCAGAAGCGAGCAGGCATCGCTGCAATTTTTTCTCTTGTATCGGAAAAATCCATCTTGAACGGAGGATTAGATACAACATAGTCAAACTGGCGCAAAGACTGCCCATCATCACTCTTATGATAAGGAGCAACGAGAGTATCTCCTTGAATAGCATGGTCGAGTGAGGATACAAGACCATTCAAGATGAGATTAAGTTTTAGCATTTTGTTACTTCTCTGAGAAATATCCTGCGCAAAGATTGTACAACGGTCTTCACTAATTTGATGGCTAAGTGCCATTAACAATGTACCTGTTCCAGCAGATGGGTCGTAGCATTCAATGCTATGGAGGTCAGAACTATCTCCAACCAAGAGACGGGCCATTATTGTGGCAATCGAATGTGGAGTGTAGTATTCTGCATATTTCCCACCACCAGCAGTATTGTAATCTTTAATCAAATATTCAAAAATTGCAGCAAAGAAATCATAGTGCTTTGCAACCGCCTCTTCAAAAGAGAAGTTAACTAGCTTATCCACCAAGGCACGAGCAAAAGGTGCTCTTTGTGCATCATCAGTAACATACTGAGTAAGTTTCTCAAAGAGAGGAATTTTAGTGTCCTGAGTTGTCTGTGTAGCAAATATACTCATGTTTATATCTGCGATATCGGCCATCGTACTATCAAAAATCAAGTCAAAGTCACCTTTTGCTTGTTGATTCCAAAGATTTGAAATAAGGTGCTGTGGATATAAACGAGGGATATCCGGCGAAAGCTCGTCGAGAATATCAAGTCTGTCATCCTCTGACATTCCAGCATAGGCAATTTCCCACTTTTCAGCATTCGAAAGCACAGGGCTGATTTCCTTTACGGCAAAGCCGAATCTATCATTAATAAACTTATATAGGAATACCTGTGTAATGATTTTATACTCATTACCATCATTCCCCATTCCATAGGTTTGACAGGTTGATTTTAACGCATCAATAAGCTCAATTGTTTTCTCTTTAATATCCATATACTCCTCCGACTATTTATTATGCAATTGAATATGTTGAATTATATTGGTTAAGGTATTGCTTTGTAATACGATTCTGAATGAAGAGACGATCTTCGCGGTCACTATCAAAGTTGAGCTTTTTCATACCTTCTTTTATTTGTGTCATTACTGTTTGCTCAAAATAAGCATCTTTTTTCAGTATATCATTCCTATCGTATACCTTTTGGTCGATATCGGATTTAATTGTAATAAGTACGCTCATAATGGATTCATCGTAGACTGATACAATTGGCTTTCTATTAATACCTTTTCGATATTCATTTTCTTCGCGGATACGCTTGTGCACACGAGCAAATTTTGCATCTCCTTTATATTTTTTTAGAAGAGCGTTATTGCTTTTCTGCAATTCAGCGAGTTTTTTCAGAACATCATCCAGTGCCTTGGAATGCTCGTTAAATTGAGCAATACTATCAATCACAAACCCGTATTCCTTAAAACGCTGCATAAAGGCATCACGCAGTGTAATAAACTCTGTGCTCTCCTGATCTATATTTTCGGTGAAGTTGCGGATTGTACGTTGCCATTTATCCTGTAATTCAATACCGCCAGCTATCAACTTCATTTCTTCTTCGCCTATTTTGCTAAAGTTAAAGGAAATATCCTGCATTGCTTCGTTAACCAGTCTTTTGGTAGTGTCATCATTGGAGAATGCTTCCTTTTGATTAATATT encodes:
- a CDS encoding MrcB family domain-containing protein — protein: MPLPETIAQIFKRKQKSYKMVLILSLIEELRASHKERVSFDSVKQRFLNYFIAEQDRGNRVDLPPGRELWREAPKSQLKDIINSPVNALSHILFVNSEDNTIGFHSQIHRQFGEEELSQLERLASEELRSYNAALQRFSLQGYLEKILAEYSSAKQEIFAGHPLGTLFRQTLPSELKALPFIDEQYKVQGSVGQGNWATVPWLAILDKRITETTQHGEYVVYLFAEDMSAVYLTFNQGVTKPIQEKGRRDGYAYLRDRKKALLDLLALINMNKDENIRLVDSGLGQDYQVSTVAYIKYERGSVPNDEQLIQDLENVIEDYRLYVESATAPSDDEALDEEVELLPQQAEPLKDEEITGVLHQIQSHIRRQGFFFPEHLIENFYLSLKAKPFVILAGISGTGKTRLVKLFAEALGATRDNGQYTLIPVRPDWSDPADLLGYKDLAGRFQPGPMTKVFVDARQTENRHKPYFICLDEMNLARVEHYFSDMLSVLETQEWREGQIQTQDLISPTLLGTPEDQETYGGLGIPENVFLIGTVNMDETTHPFSKKVLDRANTLEFNYINLQQYPQETGQEAGDPAELTELNHLFIRSDYLQLVDAYDTHRELVVRTTDRLVQINTLLEDIHAHVGFRVRDAICFYMIYNERYGLMEEDKAFDWQLLQKILPRIQGSHSSVRRVLLNLMKVAIGDSAGITVKVDDLMEDASWLYMKWAAGQNPPDAKHTQSARKLAYMLRRLEEDGFTSFWLS
- a CDS encoding restriction endonuclease produces the protein MGNMWLVRAGERAYLIDEFIEKQAVAIGWEELGNINAVKTLQEMKKLLKVTYPEYKDGKINITAGQIFRFASEFKIDDLVITYNPEERLYYIGRIHSNYEYKPDYITDQPHIRRVNWEGTVSRDVLSASARNTLGSIMTIIAIPNDVQKELLKQMATGQAGNNPSNQPIESVKAETEEQAEELDLIKEDVIEKSNEFIKDKIIKLDWREMQKFVAGILRGMGYRTRISPDGPDRGRDIIASPDGLGLEEPRIIVEVKHREGRMGSNQIRSFTGGLRVGDRGIYVSTGGFTKEAKYEAERSNIPLSLIDLDLLAELVTQYYDQFDSETRTLVPLRKIYWPL
- a CDS encoding nuclease-related domain-containing protein; translated protein: MFKALRALFQKSNPKPPQAATKAQTPKPKSKVASTRIGELGEHKINIQLDQLPKECKSLSDLMLPNPKSRTGYAQIDHIVISPYCLFVIETKNYIGEIKGGRADQQWSVSNRYKMYNPLKQNYGHIKAIESLIKGVAAVKFVSLISFTMRCRFSIDPELRKIHSDELVVYDVELSEFISRKLISLKTAAPDPPISTVQAQTIYDHLVQANILDAEIRKLHVQRIKGSKNY
- the tnpB gene encoding IS66 family insertion sequence element accessory protein TnpB (TnpB, as the term is used for proteins encoded by IS66 family insertion elements, is considered an accessory protein, since TnpC, encoded by a neighboring gene, is a DDE family transposase.); the protein is MLTLPEKVYLASGSTDLRKSIDGLAVLDQEHFQLNPFAPYLFVFCNRQRDKVKMLYWEHNGFWLNFALFMLR
- the tnpA gene encoding IS66 family insertion sequence element accessory protein TnpA, coding for MIKAEQRQYEWTERIRDYRASGRTMAAWWEAQGGTLHQLKYWLRKIDSSVPSTSTPHFIPVTVSPPPRAPSLTLRFGPATLDVREGFSPELLRQVVQALEPIC
- a CDS encoding restriction endonuclease subunit S, which translates into the protein MIRRIPISDICTIYDGPHATPKKTEIGPIYLGINAITADGKLDPTEYAHLSDEDYVKWTKRVTPKPLDIVFSYEATLGRYAIIPEGFYGCLGRRLAIIRNTSKYIDTRWLYYYFRSPEWTGFINSKIIKGSTVNRISIEDFPSYTIPLIPFETQKKIVNVLLTIDEKIDTNQKISDNLQKQLDLLYDYWFTQFDFPDANGNPYKASGGEMDWNEQLKREIPKGWKDGDLYDIADYINGLACQKYRPREGEDFLPVIKIKEMHQGINKDTEKISINIPDKNKIENGDILFSWSATLEVMYWNGGHAGLNQHIFKVVPRDYFSKEYVYHQLSSYVINFVRMAEARKTTMGHITSDHLSQSKIVIPPESIIDQFNVLGSPLHKKIQICIQENLELVKLRDWLLPMLMNGQVTVE
- a CDS encoding class I SAM-dependent DNA methyltransferase gives rise to the protein MDIKEKTIELIDALKSTCQTYGMGNDGNEYKIITQVFLYKFINDRFGFAVKEISPVLSNAEKWEIAYAGMSEDDRLDILDELSPDIPRLYPQHLISNLWNQQAKGDFDLIFDSTMADIADINMSIFATQTTQDTKIPLFEKLTQYVTDDAQRAPFARALVDKLVNFSFEEAVAKHYDFFAAIFEYLIKDYNTAGGGKYAEYYTPHSIATIMARLLVGDSSDLHSIECYDPSAGTGTLLMALSHQISEDRCTIFAQDISQRSNKMLKLNLILNGLVSSLDHAIQGDTLVAPYHKSDDGQSLRQFDYVVSNPPFKMDFSDTREKIAAMPARFWAGVPNIPAKKKESMSIYTCFIQHVINSLKAKGKGAIVIPTGFLTAKSGVENKTLKHIVDEHIVYGCVSMPSNVFATTGTNVSVLFFDNSKTTDKVVLIDASKMGEEYKDGSNQKRRLRDFEIDQIVSTFQNKGSVDHFSVAVSYDEIKEKKYSLSAGQYFEIKNEYVELTQDEFNSKMAEFTANLQSYFTKGEKLQSEIMEQLQRLPGMSE